Sequence from the Trachemys scripta elegans isolate TJP31775 chromosome 5, CAS_Tse_1.0, whole genome shotgun sequence genome:
ACTGGCATGTCATCCGGAGTTTGGCATTCCAGGTGTCCTACAAGCCCAACCACCTTGTGGTTTGATCCTCTCAGATTGCTGCGTGTGTGCAGGATAGGGTCGGCTCTGTTCTTGCATAGGAGCTCTCCAAGGGACTGTAGGAAGTGGTGTTGGTGCTCCAGAAGGTGGAGTCGCTACTCTGAGTCAGTCCGGGAGCAGTGCCCAGGtgtggcgctagggggcgctgtgctggtGGCAATGCTGTCTTTTGAACCAGACATAAAACCAAGTTCTGACCCCTCCTGGCTCTTAAAAAGCTGGTGACGCTTCTTGCAAGAGCTAGAGGTGTTAAACCCTCTTTCCTGGCCGCCTTCCAACGTGGCCTGCTATTCCGCCCCACTTAAAACTCCCCTTGTGCAGCAGCGGTAGTTGGACGTGACTGTCTTCAACTATTGTGTGGCCTAGAGCCTTACGGATGCTAGTCTCTTCCTCCAGGAATTCCCCAACAGAGAAGCGTGCCCGTTGTCACACACACTAAGTGGCAAAGAACTCAGGTGTCCTAACTGTCTGCTCTGCCCACTTGGACTGCACTCCCTTTGTCATCAGAGAGATTTGCGTTGTGACGAGAGGGGTTATCCTGGCGGTAGTAAGATATTGACTTTGTGTTGGATCCATTGCTGGGGGCAAAGTAACGGTATGATTGTATCTCGGATGGCTTTTATAGGACTGTTTTCCAGGGCCCTGCGGTCAGGGAAGGTGCCTCACTTCAGTGAGCCTGAAAAATAAACGGGGCGATGGGTTTTGCTTTAAACCTGGCAAGTCACTCTCTCCTTTCCTTTGGCAGTGCTGGTTATATTGAACCACTACTTAGCGTTCCAGTACTTTGCTGACGAGTATTACCCGTTCTCAGAGGTAAGAGACCATTCGGGAGAAGCATCTCTTTAAGCCTTTATAGACTTTGGAGCTGAGTGGAGTGctggtgggaggagaggagaagagaagggaggtCAGAGGTGACCTGCCAAGGAAAAATAGCTGTCCCCAATTTGGGGGCTTCCCCTCCTTTGGCCCTATTAAAGATGCCCTGACAGTGTTTTCTCTCAGGACTTCTCcaagtatttttttctgcttgttttttccaTATCAGGAATGTCGAGTCTTCACTTTTGGGTTCTTTGGGGGATGTTTTTTGCCAGAGGACTCTCTGGAGGATCCAGAAATGTGGATTTCGTGCTTCCTCAGCCTAAATAAaggggggggcgtggggggggttGAATCCTTCACAGAGCCTTTCTCCCAAGTGTTTTGAGTTGAATAGGGGTTAACAAAAGACAAACCGAAGAGTTTTAAACAGTCCATataaaaatcccttcccctctggtgCAATCTGGTTTCACTATCTTGGCATCTCCTGCATGAAACCTCCCAGTTCACCAGACATCCTAGAGTATTCTGgggtagacaagacctgaatttaaCCTAATGGTTTCTACACAGCTAAATAAAGATGTGTGCGTGCTAGTTCTGGCCAGAGGGTTATTGTAGAGATCTAGTGGAGAACCAGGCTCCACCTCGGAGAGCTGTTACCTACTAGTCTGATCTTACTTCAGCTTTCTCCAtatctgcttcccccccccccccccccggcatggcaggttgtcagatgagaCAGAAGCAGGGAAAGGTTCCTGTCTGAGCCCATGGGATGCAGCCTGTTTGGCACTCAGAGcatttcttcccccttccttcctaCCCTCTAAAATGTCTGAAACGCCATTTTTGCCATCCTTGGATTTGACTACCAAGATGCTGCTAGTTTGTGGGCTTCTGCCCCAGGAGAAATGTCCACGTGGAAACCTAGCGGTTAGGTAACTGACGATTCCGGATTGttagctgcagctgctgcagtgagTCTGTTGTGATTTGATGGTAGCTTGGTCTCTCACTGCCTCTCATGTTTCACCTGCAGGTTCTTGCCTACTTCACATTCTGCTTGTGGTTAATTCCCTTTGCATTTTTTGTGTCCTTGTCGGCCGGAGAGAACGTCCTACCTTCTACGGTGCAGCCTGGAGGTGCGTGTGTTTGATGTTCTGGGAACCAGCTCAAGCCAATACTCAGTTGTTACCCTCCCCTCGACCCCAGAGGGTGTGACTTGTGGAGACCACACATCCCACATGATCTGAAGGGCTAGATAGTGGGGCGGAAGGCATTTAAAACCGGGCAGGATATATACTTAGAATTCCTATTAAGGAGCGGTCTGGCAATGCCAGCAGTCCTGCTGGGGCCTTGTGGTCTTTGTGAACTAGGCCCCCATGTCAAAGATGAGGAAggattgcccagtggttagggcactagcctaggactcgggagacctgggttcagttgtATGTTCACAAACTTCCCGTGTGATCTTGTCCAGTCACTTCGCTTCTCTTGTGCCTGGGTGCCCCAGCTGTAAAACGGGGCTATTTCGCTGTCTCACGGGggcgttgtgaggataaatacactaaagactgtggagcgctttgagatctgctgatgaagaGTTCGGGAAGGTTATTCCATCTTATGAAATGTAGCTGTATTAGATCCCCCTGAGTAGCTAACAAGTAGCTGCTGTTGCTTCCAGTTGGGCAAAACTTGGGCGTCCAGCAGAAGCTATCTAAGTGAtggatctatcggggatcgatttatcgtgtctagtgtaagcgcgataaatcgatccccgattgctctgccgtcgactcctgtactccaccgcagcgagaggcggaagcggagtcgacgggggagcgacGGCCGTCGACCCCGccccgtgaggacgcgaggtaagtcgacctaagatacgctattctcgtagctgaagttgcgcatcttagGTCAAttccacccccccagtgtagaccaggcctaagactttaAAAGGGACTCTTCTTTTCCCAAGACCGAATGATTTTTCATAGAGCTCGTGGTGCAATATTTGCTGGATTTGATCTTATTGGCCCGTGCTCCCTGTCTCCACAGATGACGTGGTATCGAACTACTTCACCAAGGGGAAGAGGGGTAAGCGCTCCGGCATCCTCATCATCTTCTCCTTCATCAAGGAGGCCATCCTGCCCAGTCGACAAAAGATGTATTGACCCCCTCCGCGGCCGACATGAACTGTGACAAAGCCGAAGGGAAGACCCCAGCTGGGTGTGAACATCAGCGCTGTCCCTGGGTCTCCAgtgaaaaccccccccccccacttctctccAAGGGATTTTGGTAGGCATGTATAATCTGTGCAACGCCCAGAGGCAGCTGCCGTGTCAAACTTGCGCGCTCGACGCCTCTGGTGGTGCAAATGCAGGAGATTGCCTTTTTATACCTCTCCGATCATCCCCTGGGACTTGCTGACAAGGAGGTGGTTCTGTTCAAATTGAGTTTAAGGAGGGCGGCAGCCTCCGCGAACCATGGATTGTGTTCAGAGACCATGATGTGGGGCATTGCCATCTGTTCTTATTTAAAGCCAAAAGCCTTTGTGGGGCGTAGTTTGTCTGAGGGCAGGAGGAACACACGTGGTGTCTAACTGGGGGTTTGCATACAGCTATGATTTCAAAAAATAACCAAACTCTTGAATTCCAAAACATTTCTGTCTGGAAACTTGCCACTGATGGAGAGAGCTGGTGACGCAACTCGCTCGCTCGTTACAACTTGCGTATTCGTGATCCGGACACAGAGGCCAAGACCACGGTGTGTCTGTGAGCCTGGCAAGCACTGGTGCACTCTGCTCCTGCGGCTTTTAAAGGTGACTTGCCAGGGATAAAAATTGGACACGTGCCTCTTTTGCTGCTTTATGATGATATTTAAAGATGGCCTAAAAGGggatttttatataattttttttctgcttgttttaacCTAAGACATTTCAACTTTTGTCTTCCCTGGGTTTGCTAGTGTTGCAGGGCTCAGAAGTGGCTTGTAGGCTTCCTAAACTTAATTTAAGgatgttgactcttccacaaAAAGAGCTCTTCTCTTTGCTGGGCTAGCCAGTTGAGCTAAATTTGTGTTGACAAAACCAGAGAGCCCAGCATTCAGAACTGTGAATAACAATCGCTTCCCTTCTCCGTCAGGTTTCCAATGCCATACAGTTCTCCAGCCACCCGTACAGTCTTCTGGGGGTCGGGGGAAGAGTTTGACAAACCCTGAATGTTCAGTGAGAGCAAGGGGAAAAACTTGTAGGTGTTTTTTATGTATAATAAAGAAGCAAAAGCAGGGCCCAACCTCATTTTTGCCCCTTTGCTGGTCACCTTTAACTGTTGTGCTGGGAATAGAGATGTTTTCATTAAGGTGGTGCCACACTTGGAATTGGGAGTTCTGCCACCAGGCAGCATCTCCTCCTCATTTTGAAAGGGTTTCTGAAGATTCCATGAGACATGAATCTCTTCTCTCGTGGGCCAGCTCTGGATGAGGGCCACTGAGAGCTGTTGAAATCTATCCTGTGTATTGAGAAGAGCCTGGAAACCGCAGGCTTTGTCTGGGGGATCCTCTGACAATATCTGTCATTCTCATGCTTAATTTAATGGCAGCGTGATTTCTGTTCAAGTACCAATTCTCTCTTGTAATAAAGGTTCTAGCTGCAGTTTGCCTTATGATCAAAGGAGCTGAAATTTGCAGTCTCCCTCTCGGCACTTCACCACAATCATAATTTGCTGGTTAAAGGGGAGGCTTTCCAAGCCCTGAAGCAGTCCAATGCTCCTGTTTTTAAGAGAGCTACAGGTGATGTCTGTACGATTTGTATAGCACCAAATATGATCTATACAGTACTTTG
This genomic interval carries:
- the TEX261 gene encoding protein TEX261; this encodes MIWFSTAVLVGLYLFERFPGFMVGVGLFTNLVYFGLLQTFPFIMLTSPNFILSCVLVILNHYLAFQYFADEYYPFSEVLAYFTFCLWLIPFAFFVSLSAGENVLPSTVQPGDDVVSNYFTKGKRGKRSGILIIFSFIKEAILPSRQKMY